One region of Oryza glaberrima chromosome 7, OglaRS2, whole genome shotgun sequence genomic DNA includes:
- the LOC127778527 gene encoding glycine-rich cell wall structural protein-like isoform X2, producing the protein MAGRARGAALVLLLCLSGTAVGVWARPVAAKGDDNAAGEEKSLWLKKQFGKGLGAGLGGGYGKGGGFGGGGGGGGGGGFGGGGGFGGGGGGGLGGGGGGGLGGGGGFGKGGGVGGGFGKGSGFGKGGGFGGGFGKGGGIGGGIGHGAGGGFGKGGGLGGGIGPGIGGGYGKGGGLGGGIGKGGGLGSGFGKGGGLGGGGGLGGGGGLGGGIGKGGGLGGGFGKGGGLGGGGGLGGGSGLGGSIGKGGALGGGIGKGGDLGGGIGKGGGIGGGFEKGGGLGGGIGKGGGLGGGFGKGGGLGGGFGKGGGIGGGFGKGGGLGGGGGLGGGGGGGGGGFGGGGGSGIGGGFGKGGGFGFGVGAGGFGGGGGGGGGGGGGIGGKH; encoded by the exons ATGGCGGGGAGGGCCAGGGGAGCGGCGCTCGTGCTGCTGCTGTGCCTGAGTGGCACGGCGGTGGGCGTGTGGGCGCGGCCGGTTGCCGCCAAGGGTGACGACAATGCTGCCGGTGAGGAGAAGTCCCTCTGGTTGAAGAAGCAATTTGGAAAGGGACTTGGAGCCGGGCTTGGTGGAGGTTATGGGAAAGGTGGTGGCtttggaggtggtggtggaggaggcggcggcggtggcttcggaggtggtggtgggtttggtggaggcggtggtggcgggctcggtggtggaggaggtggtggcttAGGCGGAGGTGGTGGGTTTGGCAAAGGCGGAGGGGTTGGCGGTGGTTTCGGCAAGGGCAGTGGTTTTGGTAAAggtggtgggtttggtggcGGTTTTGGTAAAGGCGGTGGGATTGGTGGAGGCATCGGACATGGTGCTGGAGGTGGATTTGGCAAAGGTGGTGGTTTAGGTGGTGGCATTGGTCCTGGCATTGGTGGTGGCTATGGTAAAGGTGGAGGTCTTGGTGGCGGCATTGGTAAGGGTGGTGGACTTGGCAGCGGTTTTGGAAAAGGTGGTGGACTTGGGGGTGGTGGCGGacttggtggcggcggtggtcttGGTGGTGGCATTGGGAAGGGCGGTGGACTTGGTGGTGGTTTCGGAAAAGGTGGTGGTCTTGGGGGCGGTGGCGGActtggtggcggcagcggtctTGGTGGCAGCATTGGGAAGGGTGGTGCTCTTGGTGGCGGCATTGGCAAAGGCGGTGATCTCGGTGGCGGCATTGGCAAGGGTGGTGGAATTGGTGGTGGTTTTGAAAAAG GTGGCGGTCTTGGTGGAGGCATTGGGAAGGGTGGTGGTCTCGGTGGCGGCTTTGGTAAAGGCGGAGGTCTTGGTGGTGGCTTTGGCAAGGGTGGTGGAATTGGTGGTGGTTTTGGGAAAGGTGGTGGCCTTGGGGGCGGTGGCGGACttggtggaggcggtggtggaggtggtggaggatttggtggcggtggaggcagtGGGATTGGCGGTGGTTTTGGGAAGGGTGGTGGATTTGGTTTCGGTGTTGGCGCCGGAGGTttcggtggtggcggtggaggtggcggcggtggtggcggagggaTCGGTGGCAAGCACTAA
- the LOC127780536 gene encoding uncharacterized protein LOC127780536 — protein MATATATASRKGDHDCPELPPDTLRLILASLPIKSRVRARAVCAAWSSAVPDKIDPFPWLLRLPPAHGDAAAAAASSPAVFFPSTGTSAGFELPFHRPGTRCVGMHDGWIAAVDVDLGVRILDPLSGARVDLPPLTACPGVGFGRGRASRRLHEQVEYRQSPTAVTEFFPVDTFLDSVLVKIAFSAPGGADDGDGEVGAFAVAVFWDRVVYTAAGLGECRQLTTPNAGTRCHPEKVVDVVHAGGGRFFGLTATDETHVTYLAPTALFDIQVFDLSACGGGGGGGCPVEASKLPVARLRPRQALRRQKFPSADVFCARLFLLDGTPHVVLRWWDVLARADEMAVLASDPGDPLGWRAAGDLRGRALLVGNGCAAPVRAPGGAIGGDRVYFADKVSCFARESNRRLTGVGTFDVKSGSLEMLWKDGAGDDPLEACRAPTWFAPPSFFR, from the coding sequence atggcgacggcgacggcgacggcgagcaggaAGGGCGACCACGACTGCCCCGAGCTGCCGCCGGACACCCTGCGCCTCATCTTGGCCTCCCTGCCGATCAAGTCCCGCGTCCGCGCTAGGGCCGTCTGCGCCGCGTGGTCGTCCGCCGTGCCGGACAAGATCGACCCCTTCCCgtggctcctccgcctcccgccggcccatggtgacgccgccgccgccgccgcgtcgtccccgGCGGTGTTCTTCCCTTCGACGGGGACTTCCGCCGGCTTCGAGCTCCCGTTCCACCGCCCCGGCACGCGGTGCGTCGGCATGCACGACGGCTGGATCGCCGCGGTCGACGTCGATCTCGGCGTCAGGATACTGGACCCGCTCTCCGGCGCCCGCGTCGACCTGCCGCCGCTCACCGCGTGCCCCGGCGTCGGATTCGGCCGCGGCCGTGCATCGAGGAGGCTGCACGAGCAGGTCGAGTACAGGCAGTCGCCGACCGCCGTGACGGAGTTCTTCCCCGTCGACACCTTCCTCGACTCTGTCCTGGTCAAGATCGCCTTCTCGGcgcccggcggcgccgacgacggggacggcgaggtGGGCGCCTTCGCGGTCGCGGTGTTCTGGGACAGGGTGGTGTACACGGCCGCCGGGCTCGGCGAGTGTCGCCAGCTGACGACTCCCAACGCCGGCACGCGCTGCCATCCGGAGAAGGTCGTCGACGTggtgcacgccggcggcggcaggttcTTCGGCCTGACCGCCACGGACGAAACGCACGTCACGTACCTGGCTCCGACCGCCCTATTCGACATCCAGGTGTTCGACCTGagcgcctgcggcggcggcggcggcggcggctgcccggTGGAGGCGAGCAAGCTCCCCGTCGCCAGGCTGCGCCCGAGGCAGGCCCTGCGCCGGCAAAAGTTCCCGTCCGCCGACGTGTTCTGCGcgcgcctcttcctcctcgacgGCACGCCGCACGTGGTGCTCCGGTGGTGGGACGTCCTGGCGCGCGCCGACGAGATGGCCGTGCTCGCCAGCGACCCGGGCGACCCGCTCGggtggcgcgccgccggcgacctgcgCGGCCGCGCGCTGCTCGTCGGGAACGGCTGCGCCGCGCCCGTGCGCGCCCCCGGCGGCGCGATCGGAGGGGACCGCGTCTACTTCGCGGACAAGGTGAGCTGCTTCGCGCGGGAGTCGAACCGGAGGCTGACCGGCGTCGGGACGTTCGACGTCAAGAGCGGGAGCCTGGAGATGCTGTGGAAGGACGGCGCTGGTGATGACCCGCTGGAGGCCTGCCGGGCGCCGACGTGGTTTGCGCCGCCTTCTTTTTTCCGATGA
- the LOC127778527 gene encoding glycine-rich cell wall structural protein-like isoform X1: MAGRARGAALVLLLCLSGTAVGVWARPVAAKGDDNAAGEEKSLWLKKQFGKGLGAGLGGGYGKGGGFGGGGGGGGGGGFGGGGGFGGGGGGGLGGGGGGGLGGGGGFGKGGGVGGGFGKGSGFGKGGGFGGGFGKGGGIGGGIGHGAGGGFGKGGGLGGGIGPGIGGGYGKGGGLGGGIGKGGGLGSGFGKGGGLGGGGGLGGGGGLGGGIGKGGGLGGGFGKGGGLGGGGGLGGGSGLGGSIGKGGALGGGIGKGGDLGGGIGKGGGIGGGFEKGGGLGGGGGLGGGGGLGGGIGKGGGLGGGFGKGGGLGGGFGKGGGIGGGFGKGGGLGGGGGLGGGGGGGGGGFGGGGGSGIGGGFGKGGGFGFGVGAGGFGGGGGGGGGGGGGIGGKH, translated from the coding sequence ATGGCGGGGAGGGCCAGGGGAGCGGCGCTCGTGCTGCTGCTGTGCCTGAGTGGCACGGCGGTGGGCGTGTGGGCGCGGCCGGTTGCCGCCAAGGGTGACGACAATGCTGCCGGTGAGGAGAAGTCCCTCTGGTTGAAGAAGCAATTTGGAAAGGGACTTGGAGCCGGGCTTGGTGGAGGTTATGGGAAAGGTGGTGGCtttggaggtggtggtggaggaggcggcggcggtggcttcggaggtggtggtgggtttggtggaggcggtggtggcgggctcggtggtggaggaggtggtggcttAGGCGGAGGTGGTGGGTTTGGCAAAGGCGGAGGGGTTGGCGGTGGTTTCGGCAAGGGCAGTGGTTTTGGTAAAggtggtgggtttggtggcGGTTTTGGTAAAGGCGGTGGGATTGGTGGAGGCATCGGACATGGTGCTGGAGGTGGATTTGGCAAAGGTGGTGGTTTAGGTGGTGGCATTGGTCCTGGCATTGGTGGTGGCTATGGTAAAGGTGGAGGTCTTGGTGGCGGCATTGGTAAGGGTGGTGGACTTGGCAGCGGTTTTGGAAAAGGTGGTGGACTTGGGGGTGGTGGCGGacttggtggcggcggtggtcttGGTGGTGGCATTGGGAAGGGCGGTGGACTTGGTGGTGGTTTCGGAAAAGGTGGTGGTCTTGGGGGCGGTGGCGGActtggtggcggcagcggtctTGGTGGCAGCATTGGGAAGGGTGGTGCTCTTGGTGGCGGCATTGGCAAAGGCGGTGATCTCGGTGGCGGCATTGGCAAGGGTGGTGGAATTGGTGGTGGTTTTGAAAAAGGTGGCGGTcttgggggtggtggtggactaGGGGGAGGTGGCGGTCTTGGTGGAGGCATTGGGAAGGGTGGTGGTCTCGGTGGCGGCTTTGGTAAAGGCGGAGGTCTTGGTGGTGGCTTTGGCAAGGGTGGTGGAATTGGTGGTGGTTTTGGGAAAGGTGGTGGCCTTGGGGGCGGTGGCGGACttggtggaggcggtggtggaggtggtggaggatttggtggcggtggaggcagtGGGATTGGCGGTGGTTTTGGGAAGGGTGGTGGATTTGGTTTCGGTGTTGGCGCCGGAGGTttcggtggtggcggtggaggtggcggcggtggtggcggagggaTCGGTGGCAAGCACTAA